The following DNA comes from Triticum aestivum cultivar Chinese Spring chromosome 3D, IWGSC CS RefSeq v2.1, whole genome shotgun sequence.
CTGGCCTTCAAGGTGCCCGGCCTCACCGGCGGCGCCATCACCGCCGACCCGGCATGCGTCGAGCACATACTCAAGGCCAACTTCGCGAACTACCCCAAGGGCGAGCTCTCGGTCTCCATGCTCCAGGACTTCCTCGGCCACGGCATCTTCAACTCCGACGGCGAGCAGTGGCTGTGGCAGCGCAAGGCCGCCAGCTACGAGTTCAACAAGCGCTCGCTGAGGAACTTCGTGGTGGACGCCGTCCGCTTCGAGGTCGTCGAGCGGCTGCTGCCGCTGCTGGACCGCGCGGGGCGCGACGGGCGGACGCTGGAGGTGCAGGACGTGCTGGAGCGCTTCGCGTTCGACAACATCTGCCGCGTGGCCTTCGGCGAGGACCCGGCCTGCCTCGCCGAGGAGGGCATGGCCGCGCCCGAGAGCGCCGAGTTCATGGCCGCGTTCAACGACGCGCAGAACACCATCATGGCCCGGTTCATGTCGCCCGCCAAGTGGCTGTGGCGCGTCAAGAGGCTGCTCGACATGGAGCCGGAGAGGCGGATGCGGTCGGCGCTCGCCACGATCCACGGCTACGCCGACAAGATCGTCCGTGAGCGCAAGGAGAGAGGGGAGGCTGGGCTGGCGAGCAGGGACGACTTCCTGTCGCGCTTCGCCGCGGCCGGCGAGCACAGCGACGAGAGCCTCCGCGACGTGGTGACCAACTTCATCCTCGCCGGCCGCGACACGACCTCGTCCGCGCTGACCTGGTTCTTCTGGCTGGTGTCCACGCGGCCCGACGTGGAGGACAAGATCACGCGCGAGATCCGCGCCGTGCGCGC
Coding sequences within:
- the LOC123079469 gene encoding cytochrome P450 94B3; the encoded protein is MELSLASSLPLLLLPLLPLLYFLYLRPDPKKQPRGHGLKVYPILGTLPHFVKNQDRFLEWYTGVMQGSPTHTLAFKVPGLTGGAITADPACVEHILKANFANYPKGELSVSMLQDFLGHGIFNSDGEQWLWQRKAASYEFNKRSLRNFVVDAVRFEVVERLLPLLDRAGRDGRTLEVQDVLERFAFDNICRVAFGEDPACLAEEGMAAPESAEFMAAFNDAQNTIMARFMSPAKWLWRVKRLLDMEPERRMRSALATIHGYADKIVRERKERGEAGLASRDDFLSRFAAAGEHSDESLRDVVTNFILAGRDTTSSALTWFFWLVSTRPDVEDKITREIRAVRASGDGEDASTFSFDELREMHYLHAAITESMRLYPPVAADTHSCKEDDFLPDGTFVGKGWLMTYCAFAMARLEGVWGKDCEEFRPERWLDEEGAFRPESPFKYAVFHAGPRMCLGKEMAYIQMKSIVACVLERFSLRYAGGEGHPRLIMSLTLRMGGGLPMQVKSRTGEANA